Proteins from one Leptospira johnsonii genomic window:
- a CDS encoding acyl-CoA thioesterase, giving the protein MSKPERYSYSVQQKVAWGDMDAFGHVNNVVYARYFETARASYFDDMGLWESPQKPMEGGPVLTHIEMDYRKQVRFPETIDISVKLESVKNRSFSIICSMWNQSGECVLTGKAELLWFNFSTGKPAAIPDVYKEQFFQQNK; this is encoded by the coding sequence ATGTCTAAACCGGAAAGATACTCATACAGTGTTCAACAAAAAGTAGCCTGGGGAGATATGGATGCCTTTGGTCATGTGAATAATGTGGTCTATGCAAGATATTTCGAAACTGCAAGGGCCTCTTACTTTGACGATATGGGGCTTTGGGAATCTCCTCAAAAGCCTATGGAAGGCGGGCCGGTTCTCACTCATATTGAAATGGATTACAGAAAGCAGGTTCGTTTTCCTGAGACGATTGATATTTCAGTGAAATTGGAATCCGTTAAGAACAGATCTTTTTCTATCATTTGTTCCATGTGGAATCAGTCTGGGGAATGCGTGTTGACTGGAAAAGCGGAACTGTTATGGTTTAATTTTTCTACCGGAAAACCGGCGGCGATTCCAGATGTCTATAAGGAACAATTCTTCCAACAAAACAAATGA
- a CDS encoding SelL-related redox protein, whose translation MKFLPKEILESQVEGRNLTGLSFGDNLPQKPSLVVFLRHLGCIFCRETVEDLRVFSSEMAAFPPILFVHPDSVREGDEFFARFWPEAKAISNPSASFYEKLQVHEGNLIELAGPEVWVSAVRALAKGNFYGVQGRHLLRMPGVFLVLKDRILWTHSYRHIGDEPDWSKIPGCTPLPTDEYDPGILPA comes from the coding sequence ATGAAATTCCTACCGAAAGAAATTTTGGAATCCCAGGTCGAAGGAAGAAATTTAACCGGCCTAAGCTTCGGGGACAATCTTCCTCAAAAACCTAGTCTGGTCGTTTTTCTACGTCATCTTGGTTGTATATTTTGTAGAGAAACAGTGGAAGATCTTCGCGTCTTCAGTTCCGAAATGGCTGCATTCCCACCAATTTTGTTTGTCCATCCCGACTCGGTAAGAGAAGGAGATGAATTTTTCGCCAGATTCTGGCCGGAAGCAAAAGCGATCTCAAACCCGAGTGCTTCATTTTATGAGAAGCTCCAAGTGCATGAAGGTAACTTAATCGAATTAGCAGGCCCAGAAGTTTGGGTTAGCGCAGTAAGAGCGCTTGCAAAAGGAAATTTTTACGGAGTCCAAGGAAGACATCTACTTAGAATGCCTGGTGTGTTTTTAGTTTTGAAGGATCGGATCCTCTGGACACATTCGTATCGCCATATAGGAGACGAACCCGACTGGAGCAAAATACCTGGTTGTACTCCTTTGCCAACGGATGAATACGATCCAGGGATTTTGCCGGCGTAA
- a CDS encoding LIC_10461 domain-containing protein produces the protein MVKRILIFLAVVLLGCHKTVLTFQKDSRSIVFKPNTQEMKSARQGSLVAGYYFVSDPIEFSCPNPKEIPEVKIITGIWDSVIHGLIGGIYSTKTLESFCEKN, from the coding sequence ATGGTGAAACGAATTCTAATATTTCTCGCTGTGGTTTTATTGGGATGCCATAAAACCGTTCTTACATTCCAGAAAGATTCCAGATCCATAGTATTTAAGCCTAATACCCAGGAAATGAAATCCGCTAGGCAGGGAAGTCTAGTTGCAGGGTATTATTTCGTTTCGGACCCCATTGAGTTCAGTTGCCCGAATCCCAAAGAAATTCCTGAGGTGAAAATTATCACCGGGATCTGGGATTCTGTGATTCATGGGCTGATCGGGGGGATCTATTCCACTAAGACCTTAGAATCCTTCTGCGAAAAAAATTAG
- a CDS encoding helix-turn-helix domain-containing protein — translation MKSNLYIWPDKVLYSGKHFETESHKHFLAQSIVGVHGPIHVELENSKVSSDFVFIPGNTTHRIIEGPKNNGDNLILLYTDPHSKISAALEAEYNQPENRTNRNIIEKLKEYGGREFDPLSLDNFLSGFHRSKIKFEIPKIDPRIILTLELLKNWDFEKTPDLKTFAEKTKLSPGRFTHLFSESLGIPFKRFVLWTKLTKAVLALKAGKNLTEVCHESGFSDSAHFSRTFMDMFGVNPSKFLTDSRSVQLYIFDPV, via the coding sequence ATGAAATCAAATCTATATATCTGGCCGGATAAAGTTTTATATTCGGGAAAACATTTCGAAACGGAAAGCCATAAACATTTTCTTGCCCAGAGCATAGTAGGAGTTCATGGCCCAATTCACGTTGAATTAGAAAATTCTAAAGTATCTTCCGACTTTGTTTTTATTCCAGGAAACACCACACATAGAATAATAGAAGGCCCAAAAAACAATGGAGATAACCTGATATTACTCTACACGGATCCTCATTCTAAAATATCTGCTGCTTTGGAGGCTGAATACAATCAGCCGGAAAATCGAACAAATAGAAACATTATAGAAAAATTGAAAGAATATGGAGGAAGAGAATTTGATCCTTTATCCTTGGATAATTTTCTCTCCGGATTTCATCGTAGCAAAATAAAGTTCGAAATTCCTAAAATAGATCCAAGGATCATACTAACGCTTGAGCTTCTCAAGAATTGGGATTTCGAAAAGACCCCGGACCTTAAAACTTTCGCAGAAAAAACAAAACTTTCCCCCGGAAGATTCACCCATCTATTCTCTGAGTCTTTAGGGATCCCTTTTAAACGATTCGTTCTTTGGACTAAACTCACTAAAGCGGTCCTCGCATTAAAGGCAGGAAAAAATCTGACTGAAGTCTGTCATGAATCAGGGTTTTCGGACTCCGCTCATTTTAGTAGGACGTTTATGGATATGTTCGGAGTAAATCCCTCAAAATTTTTAACGGATAGCCGCTCCGTTCAATTGTATATATTCGATCCGGTATAA
- a CDS encoding PP2C family protein-serine/threonine phosphatase, giving the protein MLLGDTSSQGIYDPKWIRVAHVTLICTSLFLSFKFENFKKYSESVLLFHFAVMSIHSFYLLYVNGLYLGYLFGLILVVFSTGVSINNRRVLIPVLLIFIAIAFFVGIHVKDPKIDVGMYYFGLISSGILSVLVIGFRMKTFETLLEADVQMEKFQINIEEELSIAQKTQKSLVDLEFPEAGNFRIYSYFKPLESVGGDLIKTNLGKEGELDFFFADAAGHGVSAAMVSAMAVMAFKTIAPIAETPSKGLTLIHESLMTMIGGFFITAVYMRLDREEKSLTYSYAGHHPAVLIKSDGSVQELTGKGTVLLALPKLFNRDYEILLEPGDRVLLFSDGMFEFYVEEKEFFGYESFLDLVRDYTSLSGRIFLDSLGEAILGLHSSPPKDDMTMLLLEVL; this is encoded by the coding sequence TTGTTGTTAGGTGATACCTCCTCCCAGGGAATTTACGATCCGAAATGGATCAGAGTCGCTCATGTTACGCTAATTTGCACTTCCTTATTCTTAAGTTTTAAATTCGAAAACTTTAAAAAATACAGCGAGTCGGTTTTACTCTTTCACTTCGCGGTGATGAGTATTCATTCATTCTATCTTTTGTATGTGAACGGTTTGTATTTGGGTTATCTATTCGGATTGATACTCGTTGTATTTAGTACCGGGGTTTCCATTAACAACCGAAGGGTACTAATCCCGGTCCTTCTTATTTTTATAGCGATCGCATTCTTTGTGGGTATACATGTAAAAGATCCTAAGATAGATGTAGGGATGTATTATTTCGGTCTCATTTCTTCCGGAATTTTGTCCGTTCTTGTGATCGGCTTTAGAATGAAAACATTCGAAACCTTATTAGAAGCTGACGTACAGATGGAGAAATTCCAGATCAATATCGAAGAAGAATTATCTATCGCTCAAAAAACCCAAAAGAGCCTCGTGGATCTCGAATTTCCGGAAGCTGGAAATTTTAGGATCTATTCTTATTTTAAACCTTTGGAAAGTGTGGGTGGAGATCTAATCAAAACGAATCTGGGCAAAGAAGGGGAGCTTGACTTTTTTTTTGCGGATGCTGCGGGTCATGGAGTTTCTGCCGCAATGGTTTCTGCGATGGCGGTAATGGCCTTTAAGACAATTGCTCCTATTGCGGAAACTCCTTCAAAAGGGCTGACTTTGATCCATGAGTCTTTGATGACTATGATCGGCGGATTTTTTATTACCGCAGTTTATATGCGATTGGATAGAGAGGAAAAAAGCCTAACTTATTCTTATGCGGGTCATCACCCTGCAGTTTTGATCAAGTCCGACGGCTCTGTCCAAGAATTAACCGGAAAAGGAACAGTTCTTCTGGCCCTTCCTAAATTATTCAATCGAGATTATGAAATTTTATTAGAGCCTGGAGATAGAGTGCTACTGTTCTCGGATGGAATGTTCGAGTTTTATGTTGAAGAAAAAGAATTTTTCGGTTACGAATCATTCTTGGATCTGGTCCGAGATTATACATCTCTTTCCGGCAGAATATTTTTGGATTCTCTGGGAGAAGCCATTCTGGGCCTACATTCTTCTCCGCCGAAAGACGATATGACCATGTTACTTTTGGAAGTTCTTTAA
- a CDS encoding TerC family protein gives MDLHLVDVIVSLLTLTVMEIVLGIDNIVFLSIVVGKLPKEQQASGRTIGLVAALGFRIGLLFTVSWLASLTNELFQVGNFTVTGRDLIMLGGGLFLMAKSTSEIHHKMEEGETDLDTGSSPSFFNVILQVIILDIIFSVDSIITAVGLSGDLMVMVLAVVISLVIMLIFSGKVSDFINEHPTMKILALSFLIMIGVMLFADGLHFHIPKGYIYFAMAFSLLVEFINMRVRKANQSP, from the coding sequence ATGGATTTGCATCTTGTAGACGTAATAGTCTCTCTTCTGACCCTAACTGTAATGGAAATCGTTCTAGGGATTGATAATATTGTGTTTCTTTCCATAGTAGTCGGTAAACTTCCTAAAGAACAACAGGCAAGCGGCCGCACGATCGGACTTGTAGCGGCATTAGGTTTTCGGATCGGATTGCTGTTTACTGTAAGTTGGCTTGCCAGTCTCACAAACGAACTTTTCCAAGTGGGAAATTTTACAGTCACCGGAAGAGATCTCATCATGCTGGGTGGGGGACTTTTCCTAATGGCCAAAAGTACTAGTGAGATCCATCATAAAATGGAAGAAGGTGAAACTGATTTGGACACCGGATCTTCTCCTTCCTTTTTTAATGTGATATTACAGGTCATCATTCTGGATATTATTTTCTCAGTGGATTCTATCATCACTGCAGTCGGACTTTCCGGAGATCTGATGGTCATGGTTCTTGCTGTAGTCATCTCGCTCGTAATTATGCTGATCTTCTCAGGGAAGGTAAGCGATTTTATCAACGAACATCCTACCATGAAAATTTTAGCTCTTTCCTTTTTGATCATGATCGGAGTTATGTTATTTGCAGACGGTTTACATTTCCATATTCCAAAAGGATATATTTATTTCGCCATGGCATTTTCCCTGCTTGTGGAGTTCATAAATATGCGGGTTCGTAAGGCAAATCAATCCCCTTAA
- a CDS encoding sterol desaturase family protein: MFRYLIYPTFFTGASTVFFLLISLDINSLISSLTSILALGSVVYFLEKLLPYDPNWNRNIGDLSADILHNLVNFLLIYLSFTSLKFFRSIIPLPSVWPENLPYFLQVLLAGLYVDFGMYWVHRLSHSFPFLWKLHSVHHSSERLYWLNGEKRHPIHAILEGSPGILLVLLLGASSEIVLGWLTILSLHLMFQHGNMDYKAGILKKFFSVAELHRWHHRKKYRETQVNYGAVFSFWDRMFGSLQKEEGFVTGAAVGLEREKSFPKDYLGQLTEPFR; encoded by the coding sequence ATGTTTCGATACCTGATTTACCCTACCTTTTTCACAGGAGCTTCCACAGTATTTTTTCTGCTGATCTCCTTGGATATAAACTCTCTAATTTCTTCCTTAACAAGTATTCTGGCTTTAGGCTCTGTCGTGTACTTTTTGGAAAAGCTTCTCCCCTACGATCCTAACTGGAACAGGAATATAGGGGATCTATCTGCGGATATACTCCACAATCTAGTGAACTTTCTTTTGATTTACTTAAGTTTTACTTCCTTAAAATTTTTCAGGTCCATAATCCCCCTTCCTTCGGTTTGGCCGGAGAATCTGCCTTATTTCCTTCAAGTATTGTTGGCGGGATTATATGTCGATTTTGGAATGTATTGGGTTCATCGTCTCAGTCATTCCTTTCCTTTTTTATGGAAATTACATTCGGTTCATCATAGCTCGGAGAGATTGTATTGGTTGAACGGAGAAAAAAGGCATCCTATTCATGCAATTCTGGAAGGAAGTCCCGGAATTCTTCTAGTTCTTTTATTAGGAGCATCTTCCGAGATTGTATTAGGCTGGCTGACTATCCTTAGTCTTCACCTTATGTTCCAACATGGAAATATGGATTATAAGGCAGGAATCTTAAAGAAATTTTTTTCAGTGGCAGAACTTCATCGTTGGCATCATAGAAAAAAATATAGAGAAACTCAGGTAAATTACGGAGCTGTATTTTCCTTTTGGGATAGAATGTTCGGCAGTCTGCAAAAGGAAGAAGGTTTCGTAACAGGAGCAGCAGTCGGTTTAGAAAGAGAGAAAAGTTTTCCGAAAGATTATCTGGGACAGTTAACTGAGCCGTTTCGATGA
- a CDS encoding acyl-CoA--6-aminopenicillanic acid acyltransferase yields MCDTFVATPDSTSSGKMIFGKNSDREPNEPQCLVRFPERISKESQQRLTFIDVPTSKKTREVLISRPLHIWGAEMGANSKGVVIGNEAVFTKLKIEKKNDGLTGMDLLRLGLERSDTAADARDLIIEYLERFGQDACGGYSNRDFFYHNSFIIADPKEAYVLETADRYWAWKKIKGFYAISNGLTLESDYDGLHSHAIDFARAKGWLKKGQTFSFREAFSDSLFTSFSKCKVRREIVSNGGKFFGSKLGVQEAMQILRLEGKEKGSVPLSISQGGFPSKSIGYSPAQSGMGSVCLHAGGPFSPNQTTSSFVAELDTNPIYSQFWATGCSIPSLSVFIPFSIPGKTFLEGSIVQPGTSPDSSLWWNHEILYRLCLKNYDKATSIFSAELKEKQEKYIQKVEYTLGLSRNLSLDPITKEASEEADKLYRKWRNQVLELAVNGNILPNFWSSPLYNLSWAIWNRKARINSRVLKGIDLPYEPAYL; encoded by the coding sequence ATGTGCGATACTTTCGTGGCCACTCCGGATTCCACTTCTTCCGGAAAAATGATCTTCGGAAAAAATTCGGACAGAGAGCCGAATGAACCCCAATGCCTGGTAAGATTTCCTGAAAGAATTTCTAAGGAAAGCCAACAAAGACTTACCTTTATCGATGTTCCAACATCTAAAAAAACCAGAGAGGTTTTGATCTCTCGTCCTCTTCATATTTGGGGAGCGGAGATGGGAGCGAATTCAAAGGGAGTAGTGATCGGTAACGAGGCAGTATTTACTAAACTCAAGATTGAAAAGAAGAATGATGGTCTTACCGGAATGGATCTCTTACGTCTGGGCCTGGAACGTTCCGATACTGCAGCGGATGCAAGAGATCTGATCATAGAATATTTAGAAAGATTCGGCCAAGATGCATGTGGCGGTTATTCGAATCGGGACTTCTTCTATCATAATAGTTTTATCATCGCCGATCCTAAAGAAGCTTACGTTCTGGAAACCGCTGACAGATATTGGGCTTGGAAGAAAATCAAAGGTTTTTATGCGATCTCCAACGGTCTGACCTTGGAATCCGATTACGATGGTTTACATTCTCATGCCATCGATTTTGCAAGAGCAAAAGGTTGGTTGAAGAAGGGGCAGACGTTTTCCTTTAGGGAAGCATTCTCAGATTCTCTGTTTACTAGTTTCAGTAAATGTAAAGTTCGAAGAGAGATCGTTTCTAATGGAGGAAAATTTTTCGGTTCTAAGCTGGGTGTTCAGGAAGCGATGCAGATCCTAAGATTAGAAGGTAAAGAAAAGGGAAGTGTTCCACTTTCTATCAGCCAAGGAGGGTTTCCATCTAAAAGTATTGGTTATTCTCCAGCTCAGTCAGGTATGGGTTCCGTTTGTCTTCACGCGGGAGGTCCTTTTTCTCCGAATCAGACTACTTCTTCCTTCGTAGCCGAACTAGATACAAATCCGATATATTCTCAGTTTTGGGCGACCGGCTGTTCTATTCCTTCATTGTCCGTTTTTATTCCATTTTCCATTCCTGGAAAAACTTTCTTGGAGGGAAGTATTGTACAACCTGGAACCAGTCCGGATTCTTCCCTCTGGTGGAATCATGAGATTTTATACAGGCTTTGTCTGAAAAATTATGATAAGGCAACTTCGATCTTTAGCGCGGAATTAAAGGAGAAGCAGGAGAAATATATTCAAAAAGTAGAATATACTCTGGGTTTAAGCAGGAACTTGTCTCTGGATCCGATTACTAAAGAGGCTTCGGAAGAAGCGGATAAACTTTACCGAAAGTGGAGAAACCAAGTGTTGGAACTTGCGGTGAACGGAAATATTCTTCCGAACTTTTGGTCTTCTCCACTTTATAATCTAAGCTGGGCGATCTGGAACCGAAAAGCAAGGATCAACTCCAGAGTTCTTAAGGGGATTGATTTGCCTTACGAACCCGCATATTTATGA
- a CDS encoding patatin-like phospholipase family protein — protein sequence MSSYFSPGESEQSGMILGLPKAKKGARALVVAGGGMKGSFAGGALYAINQAVPSTYFDLILGVSSGSCAAAYYTTGYETDHADGLKILDIWRKELTGSQLISLLNPFRGKTILDQEYLIDYLFGTKYRLPSEYLEKKETSPFYVVVTNLAKARAEYVKATASNVLNLLKAATSLPIATRGKWKLGGQYYGDGGISDPIPVESVIQAGYKDITVVLNSPEDEFSDPIPGFQGWLSYPSNKKLSHMITKVHHTMYNRAVRIIHSPPKGVKIRVISPEESELSMVTTSSKLLNRSVSKGMEAGQRLVANMIAEISGLKNKSKLLRKLFLPTIRPDKGKS from the coding sequence ATGAGTTCGTATTTTTCTCCTGGGGAATCGGAACAATCGGGAATGATTCTCGGTTTGCCTAAGGCAAAAAAAGGTGCAAGAGCATTGGTTGTCGCAGGCGGCGGAATGAAAGGCTCCTTTGCGGGCGGAGCTTTATATGCGATCAACCAAGCGGTGCCTTCTACATACTTCGATCTAATTTTGGGAGTTTCTTCTGGTTCCTGCGCTGCAGCTTATTATACTACGGGCTATGAAACGGACCATGCTGACGGCTTGAAAATTTTGGACATTTGGAGAAAAGAACTCACAGGCAGCCAATTGATCTCTCTTTTAAATCCTTTTCGAGGCAAAACCATTCTAGATCAGGAATATCTAATAGACTACTTATTCGGAACTAAGTATAGGCTTCCTTCCGAATATCTGGAGAAAAAGGAAACTTCCCCTTTCTATGTAGTGGTTACGAATCTCGCGAAAGCTAGAGCCGAATATGTCAAGGCCACCGCTTCTAATGTTCTGAATTTATTGAAAGCGGCTACTTCTTTGCCTATCGCCACCAGAGGAAAATGGAAATTGGGTGGGCAGTATTACGGTGATGGAGGGATCTCCGACCCGATCCCAGTGGAGTCTGTAATCCAAGCTGGTTATAAGGATATTACGGTAGTCTTAAATAGTCCCGAGGATGAATTTTCGGATCCGATCCCCGGTTTTCAAGGTTGGCTTTCTTATCCTTCTAACAAAAAACTTTCTCATATGATCACTAAGGTGCATCATACAATGTACAATCGTGCCGTTCGCATCATCCATTCTCCTCCTAAGGGTGTAAAGATCAGAGTGATTTCTCCGGAAGAATCGGAACTGAGCATGGTCACCACAAGTTCCAAACTTTTGAATCGTTCCGTTTCCAAAGGTATGGAAGCAGGTCAAAGATTGGTCGCGAACATGATCGCAGAAATTTCCGGACTCAAAAACAAATCCAAACTTTTAAGAAAACTTTTTCTTCCTACGATCCGGCCGGACAAAGGGAAAAGCTGA
- a CDS encoding Bor/Iss family lipoprotein — translation MSNRTLLHILTLILFAFNCRHAWVTYPAIPPEACLAYAESSECKTALDQRKKNTKGKIGETFSMKDHYYLMGLFPNEKVVNLASLCPQGPKSVHQYMTFWDVFFEQSTIGIYSPQTLEVECYPW, via the coding sequence ATGAGCAATCGGACTTTATTACATATCCTTACTTTGATCCTATTCGCTTTTAATTGCAGGCATGCCTGGGTAACGTATCCTGCCATTCCCCCCGAAGCATGTTTGGCCTATGCGGAAAGCTCGGAATGTAAAACTGCTTTGGACCAACGAAAGAAAAATACCAAAGGAAAGATCGGAGAAACTTTTAGCATGAAGGACCATTATTATCTAATGGGCCTTTTTCCGAACGAAAAGGTGGTAAATCTCGCTTCTCTTTGTCCCCAAGGACCTAAGTCAGTACATCAGTACATGACGTTTTGGGACGTATTCTTTGAGCAGTCTACTATAGGGATATATTCTCCCCAAACTCTGGAAGTGGAGTGTTATCCATGGTGA
- a CDS encoding RNA polymerase subunit sigma-70, with amino-acid sequence MEKLSEKDKRLISSVEFYFREGNSENFLKEAWNWAWALARGRYNLDEDSCSEIVLKLVLDAEEVLHLFKERGYSNFPAFFTTYTKNLIANQRRKEIRLSRSEILSDGFERFYDPRSEFTKEILSRTQEVSLLVRTILSEMDPIASLILKLKHRIPLSLKEFRLFYSKLKMKKLKLKDYYVKDIEEERKSWLRKKELNEKLSRLYQNMQIHRFENLERWKVSRRQILEVSGAVTKEKSFKKIGWYLGLSEHSVRKTYYFAVSELKRKEELKKIGFSEAA; translated from the coding sequence ATGGAAAAATTATCCGAAAAAGACAAAAGACTTATCTCTTCCGTCGAATTTTATTTTAGAGAAGGGAACTCCGAAAATTTTCTAAAAGAAGCATGGAATTGGGCCTGGGCCCTCGCAAGAGGAAGATACAATCTAGACGAAGACTCCTGCTCCGAAATCGTTCTTAAGTTGGTTTTGGACGCGGAAGAAGTATTACATCTCTTCAAAGAAAGAGGGTATTCCAATTTTCCCGCGTTTTTCACAACATATACAAAAAACTTAATTGCTAACCAGAGAAGAAAAGAGATCCGACTCAGCAGAAGTGAGATCCTGTCCGATGGATTCGAAAGATTTTACGACCCAAGGTCCGAATTCACGAAAGAAATATTGAGCCGAACCCAGGAAGTTTCTCTTCTGGTCCGAACCATTCTTTCCGAAATGGATCCGATCGCCTCTCTTATCCTCAAATTAAAACATAGGATCCCTTTAAGCTTGAAAGAATTCAGATTATTCTACTCAAAACTAAAAATGAAAAAATTGAAACTGAAAGATTATTATGTGAAAGATATAGAAGAAGAAAGGAAATCCTGGCTCAGGAAGAAAGAGCTAAACGAAAAACTTTCCAGACTCTACCAAAACATGCAGATCCATCGTTTCGAAAATTTAGAAAGATGGAAAGTTTCCAGAAGGCAAATACTCGAAGTCTCGGGGGCAGTAACGAAAGAAAAAAGTTTCAAAAAGATAGGCTGGTATTTAGGCTTAAGCGAACATTCTGTCCGAAAAACTTATTACTTCGCGGTTTCCGAATTAAAAAGAAAAGAAGAACTAAAAAAGATCGGATTTTCAGAAGCCGCTTAA